A single Methylobacterium sp. 17Sr1-1 DNA region contains:
- a CDS encoding HNH endonuclease yields the protein MLYADHVIERSDGGAPYDLDNSRCRCGSCHGAKTADARAYRHGLR from the coding sequence ATGCTGTACGCAGACCATGTCATCGAGCGATCCGACGGTGGCGCCCCCTACGACCTCGACAACTCGAGGTGCAGATGCGGGTCATGTCACGGCGCAAAGACCGCCGACGCCCGAGCTTACCGACACGGTCTGAGGTGA
- a CDS encoding IS30 family transposase: MAGRRRSDRCLREKLRSPGRPGVGLRVTRREFWAFIAQGLSSEDAAMKVGISPPVGSRWFRTAGGMAPSHLSPSSKSPSTRYLSFAEREEIAILQAQGHGVREVSRRLGRAASTISRELRRNAATRSGGLDYRATTAQWHAERAARRPKPAKLVGNTALRTYVQERLAGAVATPGGSVLPGPSVAWKGRRHGRRQSRRWGRSWSPQQIAERLRLDFPDDPTMRISHEAIYQALYIQGRGALKRELTACLRTGRALRVPRARCLRRGKSFVTPEVLISERPPEVEDRAVPGHWEGDLILGLKSSAIGTLVERTTRFTMLLHLPPMDGHGVTPRAKTGPALAGHGAAAVREAITGTIARLPEHLRRSLTWDQGAEMAEHARLRIDAGLQVYFCDPRSPWQRGTNENTNGLLRQYFPKGTDLSAHSVDDLAAVAAALNSRPRKTLNWKTPAEALDAVLAAVQDGVAMTA; the protein is encoded by the coding sequence ATGGCAGGTCGGCGGCGTTCGGATCGGTGTCTTCGAGAGAAGTTGCGGTCACCGGGTCGTCCCGGGGTTGGTTTACGCGTGACGCGGCGGGAGTTCTGGGCGTTCATCGCCCAAGGTCTCTCCAGCGAGGACGCAGCGATGAAGGTCGGGATCTCGCCACCGGTCGGCTCGCGATGGTTCCGAACAGCAGGCGGAATGGCACCGTCTCATCTGTCACCATCATCCAAGTCACCTTCTACGCGCTATCTGTCGTTCGCGGAGCGTGAGGAGATCGCGATACTGCAGGCGCAAGGTCATGGGGTCCGGGAAGTCTCCCGGCGTCTGGGGCGGGCGGCGTCGACCATCTCGCGCGAGTTGCGGCGCAATGCAGCGACCCGCAGTGGCGGCTTGGACTATCGCGCGACGACGGCGCAGTGGCACGCTGAACGTGCGGCACGCCGGCCCAAACCCGCAAAGCTGGTGGGGAACACCGCGCTACGGACCTACGTGCAGGAACGGCTCGCCGGCGCTGTCGCGACACCGGGCGGGAGCGTTCTGCCTGGACCGAGCGTTGCCTGGAAGGGACGGCGGCACGGGCGACGCCAGAGCCGGCGCTGGGGCCGATCCTGGAGCCCGCAGCAGATCGCCGAACGCCTGCGGCTCGACTTTCCGGACGATCCGACGATGCGCATCAGTCACGAGGCGATCTATCAGGCGCTCTACATTCAGGGTCGGGGCGCGCTGAAGCGTGAGTTGACCGCCTGTCTTCGCACAGGACGGGCTTTGCGAGTGCCGCGGGCCCGCTGCCTGCGGCGCGGCAAGTCGTTCGTCACCCCCGAGGTACTGATCAGCGAGCGTCCGCCCGAGGTGGAGGACCGCGCGGTACCGGGTCACTGGGAGGGAGACCTGATCCTGGGTCTGAAGAGCTCGGCGATCGGGACCCTGGTCGAGCGCACGACACGTTTTACGATGCTGCTGCATCTTCCGCCGATGGACGGCCATGGGGTGACACCACGCGCCAAGACTGGCCCAGCGCTGGCGGGGCACGGGGCCGCGGCGGTCCGCGAGGCGATCACCGGCACGATCGCGCGCTTGCCGGAGCATCTGCGGCGCTCCTTGACCTGGGACCAGGGGGCCGAGATGGCCGAGCATGCGCGCTTGCGGATCGACGCGGGTCTGCAGGTGTACTTCTGTGATCCACGCTCACCCTGGCAGCGGGGGACAAACGAGAATACGAACGGGTTGCTACGGCAGTACTTCCCGAAAGGAACGGATCTGAGCGCTCACAGCGTGGACGATCTTGCTGCTGTGGCCGCAGCCCTCAACAGCAGACCGCGCAAAACGCTGAACTGGAAGACGCCGGCAGAGGCACTCGACGCTGTGCTGGCCGCCGTGCAAGATGGTGTTGCGATGACCGCTTGA
- a CDS encoding MerR family transcriptional regulator translates to MPIPSQAAPSYVTIAAAAEQVGEPAHVLRFWQEQFPQIRPLTRAGGRRLYDQTCIELLRGIRHLLRDQGRTIAGAKAFLSQHGIGHVRALGNNAAGSESTGPLDIDGIRRGFDAVAADAIGQGLQELWVAEEMITVGVRRLRHCANRDTIRETLALALEQNGLDGIVHHRGL, encoded by the coding sequence ATGCCGATCCCCAGTCAGGCAGCCCCCTCCTATGTCACGATTGCCGCCGCGGCGGAGCAGGTCGGCGAGCCCGCGCACGTCCTGAGGTTCTGGCAGGAGCAATTTCCACAAATCCGACCGCTCACGCGAGCCGGTGGACGCCGCCTCTACGATCAGACCTGCATCGAGCTCCTTCGCGGGATCCGGCACCTTCTCCGCGATCAGGGCCGCACCATCGCCGGCGCCAAGGCATTCCTGTCACAGCACGGCATCGGACACGTTCGGGCGCTCGGCAACAACGCGGCAGGCTCGGAGAGCACCGGTCCGCTGGACATCGACGGCATCCGCCGCGGGTTCGATGCGGTCGCAGCCGACGCGATCGGCCAGGGCCTGCAGGAATTGTGGGTCGCCGAGGAGATGATCACTGTCGGGGTTCGGCGACTGCGCCACTGCGCCAACAGGGACACGATCAGGGAAACCCTGGCGCTCGCCCTCGAGCAGAATGGCCTGGACGGCATCGTCCATCACCGGGGGCTCTGA
- a CDS encoding phage tail length tape measure family protein, whose amino-acid sequence MVSISTVRTISIEARALGTEEATAKVRALGQAADGAAKSVDGIAIATETSARRQLSAMTAYDRVRQKVDDAYRAQVQLEKATAAVDRAHQQGKISASAYADAIAKIQAKYGAAAAGGGANSNNRLRGDQIQNLLYQGSDIVSSLGSGSNLTTVALQQGPQIAQVFAGPGGASIKGAFAAAQEAAAGLAARVGIAGGALGALATAGVAAAAAGMSYASSQRETEKALLGVGRASGVTAGQIAELAAANASAGGVSTRSARELATGYAATGRIGAETITGLIRTTKDFAATTGQDVPDAARMLAEAFADPTKGADALNERLGFLNDTTRETIQRLQAQGDQLSAQRALMEAYSGSLTKATDTMSGWGRVTETVGTTIGDIWDKIGRQVDRVVTGGSLEEQIAAARRTLENAQVAAEGGFGLFSSKDVERAQSAFDKLSAQAEKIRQQQEQREAARNSITIGNSIRSTQPDQAEIKKLQDNIEQLKKAIAEPAKFNLDIVGLYNANTAVGNLSRSFQALTEDVDKFGSKAVAAMNRAADPANKTVGYSSSAKAAAEIKDRFDQLERTADSRELAGLRRARSVELDTLQKTTY is encoded by the coding sequence ATGGTCAGCATCTCCACCGTTCGCACCATCAGCATCGAGGCTCGCGCCCTCGGCACCGAGGAGGCCACCGCGAAGGTGCGGGCCCTCGGCCAGGCCGCGGACGGCGCGGCGAAATCCGTCGACGGGATCGCGATCGCCACAGAGACCTCGGCCCGCCGGCAGCTGTCGGCCATGACCGCGTACGATCGGGTGCGGCAGAAGGTGGATGACGCCTACCGAGCACAGGTGCAGCTTGAGAAGGCCACCGCGGCGGTTGACCGTGCACACCAGCAAGGCAAGATCAGCGCGAGCGCCTACGCGGATGCAATCGCTAAGATCCAGGCGAAATATGGGGCTGCGGCGGCGGGCGGTGGGGCGAATTCGAACAACCGACTTCGCGGCGACCAGATCCAGAACCTCCTGTACCAGGGCAGCGACATCGTCAGCAGCCTCGGGAGCGGCTCCAATCTTACAACGGTGGCGCTGCAGCAGGGCCCACAGATCGCGCAGGTCTTTGCCGGCCCAGGCGGCGCGAGCATCAAGGGCGCGTTCGCAGCCGCGCAGGAGGCGGCCGCCGGCCTGGCAGCGCGTGTCGGGATCGCAGGCGGAGCCTTGGGCGCCCTGGCGACCGCTGGCGTCGCGGCCGCCGCCGCGGGCATGTCCTACGCCTCGTCGCAGCGAGAGACCGAGAAGGCCCTTCTCGGCGTCGGGCGCGCCTCCGGCGTCACGGCCGGCCAGATCGCAGAGCTCGCCGCGGCGAACGCCAGCGCGGGAGGCGTCTCGACCAGATCGGCGCGCGAGCTCGCGACTGGCTACGCCGCGACCGGCCGCATCGGCGCCGAGACGATCACGGGCCTGATCCGCACCACCAAGGATTTCGCGGCCACGACCGGGCAGGACGTGCCCGACGCCGCGAGGATGCTCGCCGAGGCCTTCGCGGACCCGACGAAGGGCGCCGACGCTCTGAATGAGCGCCTCGGCTTCCTGAACGACACGACCCGCGAGACGATCCAGCGGCTCCAGGCGCAGGGCGACCAGCTCAGCGCGCAGCGCGCCCTGATGGAGGCCTATTCCGGCAGCCTCACCAAGGCGACCGACACCATGTCGGGGTGGGGCCGCGTCACCGAGACCGTCGGGACCACGATCGGCGACATCTGGGACAAGATCGGGCGACAGGTCGACCGGGTTGTTACCGGTGGCTCCCTCGAGGAGCAGATCGCGGCGGCCCGGCGCACCCTGGAGAATGCCCAGGTCGCGGCGGAGGGTGGCTTCGGCCTGTTCTCATCCAAGGACGTGGAGAGGGCCCAGTCGGCGTTCGACAAGCTGTCGGCGCAGGCGGAGAAGATCCGGCAGCAGCAGGAGCAACGCGAGGCGGCCCGCAACTCCATCACGATCGGTAACTCGATCCGCTCGACCCAGCCGGACCAGGCGGAGATCAAGAAGCTCCAGGACAATATCGAGCAACTCAAAAAGGCCATCGCCGAACCCGCCAAGTTCAACCTCGACATCGTCGGCCTCTACAACGCGAATACGGCCGTCGGCAACTTGAGCCGGTCGTTCCAGGCCCTCACCGAGGACGTGGACAAGTTCGGCAGCAAGGCCGTGGCCGCGATGAACCGGGCGGCTGACCCCGCGAACAAGACCGTCGGCTACTCCTCCTCGGCCAAGGCCGCAGCGGAGATCAAGGACAGGTTCGACCAGCTGGAGCGCACCGCGGACAGCCGCGAGCTCGCGGGCCTGCGGCGGGCCCGGAGCGTCGAGCTCGACACCCTCCAGAAGACCACCTACTAG
- a CDS encoding lytic transglycosylase domain-containing protein encodes MRDVPDAYRDRIYQAAIAQGLDPSFLASVGAQESGNFDPRVVSGRKRSSAGAIGIMQFMPKTAAEYGIDPINPEQSIDAAALYLRRSLDRRKGNEALALADYNAGPGRVNSVGGDISRLPAETQNYIAKILTATPQATELAKAQKARTDRLESERQSLEIANRLLGRNGEAYDAATRAQQMLADAERQGIPVTDAYRAQIERVAGGMAAANRALADTRLGRDLEFEREQLGRSAGDQSAFARVRAAYGDTTSDPAQAAIGRIREIDMLKEGRATFQETFGGVVSSLSRGATAATAFSQVLNRFADKAINVGTDMLGGLLFGGGKSGGAGLLGSLLGGASSWMPKFADGGIMTSGGALPLHRYATGGIANSPQLALFGEGRGPEAFVPLPDGRRIPVAMTGAPSNQNPAMTDARSYSFDLSGSNLTEAQVRAALTQAIAANNQERDRTHFERVETLRRMGPY; translated from the coding sequence ATTCGTGACGTCCCGGACGCCTACCGGGATCGGATCTACCAGGCCGCCATCGCGCAGGGGCTGGACCCGAGCTTCCTGGCGTCCGTGGGGGCGCAGGAGAGTGGCAACTTCGATCCCCGGGTCGTCTCGGGTCGGAAGCGCAGCTCGGCCGGCGCCATCGGCATCATGCAGTTCATGCCGAAGACCGCGGCGGAGTACGGGATCGACCCGATCAACCCGGAGCAGTCGATCGACGCCGCGGCGCTCTACCTCCGGCGCTCCCTCGACCGGCGGAAGGGCAACGAGGCCCTGGCGCTGGCCGACTACAACGCCGGCCCGGGCCGCGTGAACAGCGTGGGCGGGGACATCAGCCGCCTGCCGGCCGAGACGCAGAACTACATCGCCAAGATCCTAACGGCGACGCCGCAGGCCACGGAACTGGCGAAGGCGCAGAAGGCGCGCACGGACCGGCTGGAGAGCGAGCGCCAGAGCCTCGAGATCGCGAACCGCCTTCTCGGCCGCAACGGCGAGGCCTACGACGCCGCCACGCGGGCGCAGCAGATGCTGGCGGACGCCGAGCGGCAAGGCATCCCCGTCACCGATGCCTACCGAGCCCAGATCGAGCGCGTCGCCGGCGGCATGGCCGCGGCGAACCGCGCCCTTGCAGATACCCGCCTCGGCCGAGATCTCGAATTCGAGCGCGAGCAACTCGGCCGCTCCGCCGGTGACCAGTCCGCGTTCGCCCGGGTCCGCGCGGCCTATGGCGACACGACCTCGGATCCGGCGCAGGCCGCGATCGGCCGGATCCGCGAGATCGACATGCTGAAGGAAGGCCGGGCAACCTTCCAAGAGACCTTCGGCGGTGTGGTCTCGAGCCTCAGTCGAGGCGCCACGGCTGCGACCGCATTTTCTCAGGTGCTCAACCGGTTCGCCGACAAGGCGATCAACGTCGGCACGGACATGCTCGGCGGCTTGCTCTTCGGCGGCGGCAAGAGCGGGGGCGCAGGGCTGCTCGGCAGCTTGCTGGGCGGCGCCTCGTCCTGGATGCCGAAGTTCGCCGACGGCGGGATCATGACCAGCGGGGGCGCACTGCCGCTCCATCGCTACGCCACCGGCGGGATCGCAAATTCGCCTCAGCTGGCGCTGTTTGGCGAGGGGCGCGGGCCGGAAGCTTTCGTGCCGCTGCCCGACGGCCGGCGCATCCCGGTGGCGATGACCGGCGCGCCGTCGAACCAGAACCCGGCCATGACCGACGCCCGCTCCTACAGCTTCGACCTCAGCGGCTCGAACCTGACCGAGGCGCAGGTCCGCGCGGCCCTGACGCAAGCCATCGCCGCGAACAACCAGGAGCGAGACCGGACCCACTTTGAACGGGTCGAGACCCTTCGTCGGATGGGCCCTTACTGA